From one [Ruminococcus] lactaris ATCC 29176 genomic stretch:
- a CDS encoding cation:proton antiporter, translated as MDAYRYLLDLAIILLSTKVLGLLTKRVQMPQVVGALLAGLILGPAGFGLLTETSFIHEVAEIGVIVLMFSAGMETDIKELKASGKASFIIALFGVLVPLAGGYAVAWFFNKPGAIESDVTSPVFLQNIFIGVILTATSVSITVETLKELGKLKTRSGNAILGAAIIDDVLGIIALTIVTSMADDSVSLGIVLLKIVGFFAFSGIIGLIFYKMYKKWVDEAEKELHRHTIIAFVFCLIMAFVAEEVFGVADITGAYIAGLIISNVQRSTYLESKFDTMSYLLLSPVFFASIGLKVKLPKMSMTIIAFAVVLTIVAVITKIIGCGLGAKVCGYKNYQVKRIGVGMISRGEVALIVASKGAALGLMSSALLGPIIVVVVITTIITPIMLKVVFAPGTAPAAEQIVPESERVKSYYENREDNR; from the coding sequence ATGGATGCTTATAGATACTTACTGGATTTGGCAATAATTTTATTATCAACAAAGGTACTGGGTCTTCTGACAAAGAGAGTCCAGATGCCGCAGGTTGTAGGAGCATTGCTTGCAGGACTTATTTTAGGACCTGCAGGATTTGGATTATTAACAGAAACTTCATTTATCCATGAAGTAGCCGAGATTGGTGTAATCGTACTGATGTTCTCGGCAGGTATGGAGACAGATATCAAAGAGCTTAAGGCAAGTGGAAAAGCTTCTTTTATCATTGCATTATTTGGAGTACTTGTACCGCTGGCAGGAGGTTATGCGGTTGCGTGGTTCTTCAATAAACCGGGTGCGATCGAGTCCGATGTGACTTCCCCGGTCTTTTTACAGAATATCTTTATCGGAGTCATTCTGACGGCGACATCGGTAAGTATTACAGTAGAGACACTGAAAGAACTTGGAAAGCTGAAGACCCGTTCAGGAAATGCAATCCTCGGTGCAGCGATCATTGATGATGTCCTTGGAATCATTGCACTGACGATCGTTACGAGTATGGCAGATGATTCTGTAAGTCTTGGAATCGTTCTGCTGAAGATCGTTGGATTCTTCGCATTTTCAGGTATCATCGGTCTGATCTTCTACAAGATGTATAAGAAATGGGTTGATGAAGCGGAAAAAGAACTTCACCGCCATACGATCATTGCATTTGTATTCTGTCTGATCATGGCATTTGTGGCAGAAGAAGTATTCGGAGTTGCAGATATTACGGGAGCGTATATCGCAGGACTTATTATTTCCAATGTACAGCGTTCTACTTATCTGGAGTCTAAATTTGATACAATGTCTTACCTGCTTCTTTCACCGGTGTTCTTTGCAAGCATCGGACTGAAGGTAAAACTGCCGAAAATGTCTATGACGATCATTGCCTTTGCAGTAGTTCTGACAATCGTTGCAGTAATTACAAAGATTATTGGATGCGGACTTGGAGCAAAAGTGTGTGGTTATAAAAATTATCAGGTAAAGAGGATCGGAGTTGGTATGATCTCAAGAGGTGAGGTTGCACTGATCGTTGCCAGCAAGGGTGCGGCACTGGGTCTGATGAGTTCTGCCCTGCTTGGACCAATCATCGTTGTGGTTGTAATTACAACGATTATTACACCGATTATGCTGAAAGTTGTATTTGCACCGGGAACAGCTCCGGCAGCAGAGCAGATCGTACCGGAATCAGAACGGGTTAAGAGTTATTATGAGAACCGTGAGGATAATCGGTAA
- a CDS encoding DHHW family protein, translated as MKKKKQRGSLERVTGTIFILVLFVFLLINIIVPDKEKSVQENRMLASAPKWNWGNVISGDYMEKFERYMSDQFVGRDFWRTIKVGVDRLAGVSKEHGVYIGKDGQLLEEIELPNQEYLADNLKSIQNFAETNTDLPVRMMLVPDAAGVLGAKLPAMAEVENQTQLISMVKKELGSSVEWIDAASALNKHRNEKIYYKTDHHWTSLGAFYAFQEAAPSLGIEGDISGKYVSYAVSNDFNGMLASKSGVYLSEKEQVDIYVPSDSDTDVIVDYVDEGKRTTSLFDSSKLDTKDQYDVFLGGDFSVVDIKTVSTESKRLLLIKDSFADCFVQFLTPYYREIVVVDPRYYSGTIEELLSSYRISEVLFLYSGNTFFTDNNISGVLTGE; from the coding sequence ATGAAGAAAAAGAAGCAGAGAGGCTCATTAGAGCGGGTGACAGGGACAATTTTTATTTTGGTATTGTTTGTATTTCTTTTGATCAATATCATTGTACCGGATAAAGAAAAGTCAGTGCAGGAGAACAGAATGCTTGCATCTGCTCCGAAATGGAACTGGGGAAATGTGATTTCGGGCGATTATATGGAAAAGTTTGAGCGGTATATGTCAGATCAGTTTGTCGGCAGAGATTTCTGGAGAACGATCAAGGTCGGTGTGGACAGACTGGCAGGTGTCAGCAAGGAACATGGAGTATACATAGGAAAAGACGGACAACTGCTGGAGGAGATCGAGCTGCCGAACCAGGAATATCTGGCAGACAATCTGAAATCCATTCAGAATTTTGCCGAGACGAATACGGATCTTCCGGTGAGGATGATGCTTGTACCGGATGCGGCAGGGGTTCTTGGAGCAAAGCTTCCGGCTATGGCAGAAGTGGAGAATCAGACACAGCTCATAAGCATGGTAAAGAAGGAACTGGGAAGTTCCGTTGAATGGATCGATGCAGCCTCAGCCCTGAATAAGCACCGGAATGAAAAGATTTATTATAAGACGGATCATCACTGGACTTCCCTGGGGGCTTTTTATGCATTTCAGGAGGCAGCTCCTTCGCTGGGAATCGAGGGAGACATTTCAGGGAAATATGTATCTTATGCGGTTTCCAATGATTTTAACGGAATGCTGGCATCCAAAAGCGGTGTTTATCTGAGCGAGAAAGAGCAGGTTGATATTTATGTTCCGAGTGACAGTGATACAGATGTGATCGTAGATTATGTAGATGAAGGAAAAAGGACGACTTCTCTTTTTGATTCTTCAAAGCTGGATACAAAGGATCAGTATGATGTCTTTTTGGGAGGAGATTTTTCTGTTGTAGATATTAAGACGGTGTCGACAGAAAGCAAAAGACTGCTTCTGATCAAGGACTCTTTTGCAGACTGCTTTGTGCAGTTTTTAACACCGTATTACCGGGAGATCGTTGTGGTCGATCCGAGATATTATAGTGGCACGATCGAGGAACTGCTCAGTTCCTACAGGATCTCAGAGGTGCTGTTCCTTTACAGTGGAAATACATTTTTTACAGATAATAATATAAGTGGAGTGTTGACGGGTGAGTAA
- a CDS encoding zinc ribbon domain-containing protein has product MKDFFEELGKYIGETATIVGNKAGEVIETQKLKSQVRSLTHENTVDLLELGRGVYEQYKSGAVLDEKAEGLCEAISSREESIAEFEEKISAIKGAGKCPNCGKMVAKEMVFCPYCGEKMPAVTVDEEETPGDDTEDVTLREEEASLFEEEAVKGDAARSQEAAEEEA; this is encoded by the coding sequence ATGAAAGATTTTTTTGAAGAATTAGGAAAATATATCGGGGAGACCGCGACGATAGTAGGAAATAAAGCCGGAGAGGTAATCGAGACGCAGAAACTGAAATCGCAGGTGAGAAGCCTTACACATGAGAATACGGTCGATCTGCTGGAACTTGGACGGGGAGTCTATGAGCAGTATAAGAGTGGAGCAGTTCTGGATGAGAAGGCAGAAGGATTGTGCGAGGCGATCAGCTCAAGAGAAGAGAGCATTGCAGAATTTGAGGAGAAGATCTCAGCTATCAAAGGAGCAGGAAAATGCCCGAATTGTGGAAAGATGGTAGCAAAAGAGATGGTCTTCTGCCCGTATTGTGGAGAAAAGATGCCGGCGGTAACAGTGGATGAGGAAGAGACGCCTGGAGATGATACGGAGGATGTAACGCTCCGGGAAGAAGAAGCATCTTTATTTGAAGAGGAGGCAGTGAAAGGAGATGCAGCCCGTTCACAGGAGGCAGCAGAAGAAGAGGCATGA
- the clpX gene encoding ATP-dependent Clp protease ATP-binding subunit ClpX has translation MSDQDFVIVDEEKDSEIPQEKENRTEDSRKEVVKDAEKEREDDDGYEKICFICHRPESVTGKMIDLPNHITVCPDCMQRSFDAMSSSPLDLGKMMNMPGVQFLNLSDLEGMQPEAKKIKKKKEKPKEFPELDIKNIPAPHKIKARLDEYVVGQERAKKTMAVAVYNHYKRVATNTMDDIEIEKSNMLMIGPTGSGKTYLVKTLARLLDVPLAITDATSLTEAGYIGDDIESVVSKLLAAADNDVERAEQGIIFIDEIDKIAKKKTSSQRDVSGESVQQGMLKLLEGSEVEVPVGANSKNAMVPLTTVNTKNILFICGGAFPDIEEIIKERLQKKTSMGFNSELKDTYEHDENLLSKVTVEDLRKFGMIPEFLGRLPIIFTLKGLDKEMLVKILREPKNAILKQYQKLLALDEVKLDFDDSALEAIAEKAMEKDTGARALRAIIEEFMLDIMYEIPKDDNIGEVTITRAYIEGTGGPVIRLRGQEVPALNG, from the coding sequence ATGTCAGATCAGGATTTCGTTATTGTGGACGAAGAAAAAGATTCTGAGATTCCACAGGAAAAAGAGAACCGGACAGAGGATTCCCGTAAGGAAGTGGTCAAAGACGCTGAAAAGGAGCGTGAGGATGATGACGGTTACGAGAAGATCTGCTTTATCTGTCACAGACCGGAGAGTGTGACCGGGAAGATGATCGATCTTCCGAATCATATTACGGTGTGTCCGGACTGTATGCAGAGAAGCTTTGATGCGATGAGCAGCAGTCCTCTGGATCTGGGAAAAATGATGAATATGCCGGGCGTGCAGTTTCTGAATCTTTCTGATTTGGAAGGAATGCAGCCAGAAGCAAAAAAGATCAAGAAGAAAAAAGAGAAACCAAAGGAATTTCCGGAGCTGGATATTAAAAATATTCCTGCACCGCATAAGATCAAGGCCAGACTGGATGAGTATGTGGTAGGTCAGGAACGTGCAAAGAAGACCATGGCAGTGGCGGTCTATAATCATTATAAGCGGGTGGCAACCAATACGATGGATGATATTGAGATTGAAAAATCTAATATGCTGATGATCGGACCGACCGGAAGTGGAAAGACATATCTGGTGAAGACACTGGCAAGATTGCTGGATGTGCCGCTGGCGATCACGGATGCGACTTCCCTGACAGAGGCCGGTTATATCGGAGATGATATCGAGAGCGTTGTATCAAAGCTGCTTGCGGCAGCAGATAATGATGTAGAACGTGCAGAACAGGGAATTATTTTTATTGATGAGATTGACAAGATCGCCAAGAAAAAGACTTCCAGCCAGCGGGATGTGAGCGGAGAATCCGTACAGCAGGGAATGCTGAAGCTCTTAGAAGGCAGTGAGGTAGAAGTACCTGTGGGAGCGAACAGCAAGAATGCAATGGTTCCGCTGACCACAGTGAACACAAAGAATATTCTGTTCATCTGCGGAGGAGCATTCCCGGATATTGAAGAGATCATCAAAGAACGTCTTCAGAAGAAGACGTCCATGGGATTTAATTCAGAGCTGAAGGATACATATGAACATGACGAGAATCTTCTGTCAAAGGTTACGGTAGAAGATCTGCGTAAGTTCGGCATGATCCCGGAGTTTCTCGGAAGGCTTCCGATCATCTTTACCCTGAAAGGACTGGATAAAGAGATGCTGGTGAAGATCTTAAGAGAGCCGAAGAATGCGATCCTGAAGCAGTACCAGAAGCTTCTGGCACTGGATGAAGTGAAACTGGATTTTGATGACAGTGCATTGGAAGCGATTGCGGAAAAAGCGATGGAGAAAGATACCGGAGCAAGAGCACTTCGTGCAATTATAGAGGAATTTATGCTGGATATCATGTATGAGATTCCGAAAGATGATAATATCGGAGAGGTGACGATCACCAGAGCTTATATTGAAGGAACAGGCGGACCGGTCATCCGTCTGCGGGGGCAGGAAGTACCGGCATTAAATGGTTGA
- the ligA gene encoding NAD-dependent DNA ligase LigA yields MEQEKNKMEQGKSKQQRMRELVELLNRARKAYEQDNTEIMSNYEYDRLYDELEELEKELGTKMANSPTVNVGYEVVSGLPKERHERPMLSLDKTKEVERLKEFLGTKKAMISWKLDGLTIVLTYQGGELVKAVTRGNGIEGEVITNNAKVFQNVPLHIPYQGELVLRGEAVISYKDFEAINEKIEDVDAKYKNPRNLCSGSVRQLNNEITAKRNVKFFAFTLVRAEEVDFHNSRMYQMQWLKEQGFDVVEHHPVTAETIEEEVAWFAKAIGKNEIPSDGLVLVYDDIAYGQSLGTTAKFPRDSFAFKWADEIRETTLLEIEWSPSRTGLINPVAVFEPVELEGTTVSRASVHNISIMEELELGVGDTIQVYKANMIIPQIAENLTRSGVKDIPTVCPVCGGTTKISMENETKTLFCTNPECQAKHVKAFSLFVSRDAMNIEGLSEATLEKFILHGYVKDFTDLFHLDRYEEEIKSMDGFGEKSYQKLLRNIENARKTTLARLIYSLGIPNIGSANAKVICKAFGDDPKRAEEATEEELVEIQGIGGIMAKTYVEYFADPKHREIYRRLLDEVELQKEVVTEDSQKFSGINFVITGSVEHFANRAEVKAEIEKRGGKVTGSVTSKTGYLINNDVNSTSSKNKKARELGVPIISEETLIGMLEQ; encoded by the coding sequence ATGGAGCAGGAAAAAAATAAAATGGAGCAGGGAAAAAGTAAGCAGCAGCGGATGCGGGAACTGGTAGAACTTCTGAACCGGGCGAGAAAGGCATACGAGCAGGACAATACAGAGATCATGAGTAACTATGAATATGACAGGCTCTATGATGAACTGGAAGAACTGGAAAAAGAACTGGGAACAAAGATGGCGAACAGTCCGACGGTCAATGTCGGTTATGAGGTGGTCAGTGGACTGCCGAAAGAACGCCATGAGCGGCCGATGCTGTCACTGGATAAGACAAAGGAAGTAGAGCGGCTGAAAGAATTTCTTGGCACGAAGAAAGCGATGATTTCCTGGAAACTGGACGGACTGACCATTGTTCTCACGTATCAGGGCGGAGAACTGGTCAAAGCGGTCACAAGAGGAAATGGAATCGAGGGAGAGGTCATCACGAACAATGCAAAGGTTTTTCAGAATGTGCCGCTGCATATTCCGTACCAGGGTGAGCTGGTTCTGCGTGGAGAGGCAGTGATTTCCTATAAAGATTTTGAGGCGATCAATGAAAAGATCGAAGATGTCGATGCAAAATATAAAAATCCGCGAAATCTGTGCAGTGGCTCTGTGAGGCAGTTGAATAATGAGATCACCGCAAAAAGAAATGTGAAGTTTTTCGCATTTACGCTGGTGCGTGCGGAAGAGGTAGATTTTCATAATTCAAGAATGTATCAGATGCAGTGGCTGAAGGAGCAGGGATTTGATGTGGTGGAACATCATCCTGTGACGGCAGAAACAATCGAAGAGGAAGTAGCATGGTTTGCAAAGGCAATCGGGAAAAATGAAATCCCGTCTGACGGACTGGTACTGGTCTATGATGATATTGCCTATGGACAGTCACTGGGAACGACCGCAAAGTTTCCGAGAGATTCTTTTGCATTTAAATGGGCAGATGAGATTCGGGAGACAACGCTTCTTGAGATTGAGTGGAGTCCGTCAAGAACGGGACTGATCAATCCGGTTGCGGTTTTTGAACCAGTAGAACTGGAAGGAACGACGGTCAGCCGTGCCAGTGTGCATAATATCAGTATTATGGAAGAGCTGGAACTGGGAGTCGGTGATACGATCCAGGTGTATAAGGCCAACATGATCATTCCGCAGATCGCAGAGAATCTGACACGGAGCGGTGTAAAAGATATTCCGACAGTCTGTCCGGTCTGTGGTGGTACGACAAAGATTTCCATGGAAAATGAGACAAAGACGTTATTCTGCACGAACCCGGAATGTCAGGCGAAGCACGTAAAAGCGTTCAGCCTGTTCGTAAGCAGGGATGCGATGAATATCGAAGGACTTTCAGAGGCGACACTGGAAAAATTCATTCTGCATGGGTATGTGAAAGATTTTACGGATCTGTTCCATCTGGACCGGTATGAGGAAGAAATTAAGAGCATGGATGGATTTGGAGAGAAATCTTATCAGAAGCTGCTCAGAAATATTGAAAACGCAAGGAAGACAACGCTGGCACGACTGATCTACAGTCTTGGAATCCCGAATATCGGAAGTGCCAATGCGAAGGTCATCTGTAAAGCATTCGGAGATGATCCAAAGCGTGCGGAAGAGGCAACCGAAGAAGAACTGGTAGAGATTCAGGGCATTGGCGGGATCATGGCAAAGACCTATGTAGAATATTTTGCTGATCCGAAGCATCGGGAGATCTACCGCAGACTGCTGGACGAGGTAGAGCTGCAGAAGGAGGTTGTGACAGAGGACAGTCAGAAATTCTCGGGGATCAATTTCGTGATCACAGGAAGTGTGGAACATTTTGCCAATCGGGCAGAGGTAAAAGCGGAAATAGAGAAGCGTGGAGGAAAGGTAACCGGCAGTGTGACATCAAAGACCGGTTATCTGATTAATAATGATGTAAATTCAACTTCTTCAAAGAACAAAAAGGCGAGAGAACTTGGAGTGCCGATCATTTCGGAAGAGACGTTGATCGGGATGCTGGAACAGTAG
- the nudC gene encoding NAD(+) diphosphatase: MIQDIGEHTFDNQYHPCPPDRESYALYYEDHAALVRKYPDRIEFPKFRDIERLNEDIYEDAVYLFSIDGERYYLVEEINRERQSHFTMENTEIFRYAEPQYLAFAGITGYQLHNWYQSRRFCGKCGRRMKKDSKERMLYCESCHNMEFPKICPAVIIGVTDGDKILMSKYAGRTYKKYALLAGFTEIGETLEETVQREVMEEVGLKVKNIRYYKSQPWSFTDTLLMGFYCDLDGGAAITLDREELAMAEWFQRDEIPVEPERDSITNEMIIRFKNGEV; this comes from the coding sequence ATGATCCAGGATATAGGAGAGCATACATTTGATAACCAGTATCATCCGTGTCCGCCTGACCGGGAGTCTTATGCACTGTATTATGAAGACCATGCGGCTCTTGTGAGAAAATACCCGGATCGGATCGAGTTCCCTAAGTTTCGGGACATCGAGCGACTGAATGAAGATATCTATGAAGATGCAGTGTATCTGTTCAGTATTGACGGAGAACGGTATTATCTTGTAGAGGAGATCAACCGGGAGCGGCAGTCGCATTTTACAATGGAAAATACAGAGATTTTCCGGTATGCAGAGCCACAGTACCTTGCATTTGCCGGGATTACGGGATATCAGCTTCATAACTGGTATCAGAGCCGGAGGTTCTGTGGAAAATGTGGCAGGAGAATGAAAAAAGACAGTAAGGAAAGAATGCTGTATTGTGAATCCTGCCATAATATGGAGTTCCCGAAGATCTGTCCGGCAGTGATCATCGGAGTGACGGATGGTGATAAGATCCTGATGTCAAAGTATGCCGGAAGAACGTATAAAAAGTATGCATTGCTGGCGGGATTTACGGAGATTGGTGAGACTCTGGAAGAGACAGTGCAGAGAGAAGTCATGGAAGAAGTAGGGCTTAAGGTAAAGAATATCCGTTATTATAAGAGTCAGCCCTGGTCTTTTACTGATACGCTTCTGATGGGATTTTACTGTGATTTAGATGGAGGAGCTGCCATTACGCTGGATCGGGAAGAGCTTGCCATGGCAGAATGGTTTCAAAGAGATGAGATCCCGGTTGAGCCAGAGCGGGACAGCATCACCAATGAGATGATCATCCGATTTAAAAATGGTGAAGTATAG
- a CDS encoding S8 family peptidase, with translation MPDLETCRRNILSEDYRDFIENRTRTPLFNELLLQNPCEQDAGSGYTCYYFPKESVEPITLSRFSYNSIPQCFSPLSMETLNQAGILPVQNYPTLQLKGQGVLIGFLDSGIDYTSRLFRNLDGSTRIAAIWDQTIQSGTPPQGFAYGTEYARETINAALSSEDPASLVPSVDDTGHGTFVASLAAGGADISEQFLGAAPECTIAMVKLKTAKQYLKEYYCIASDAVCYQETDLLLGVKYLNDLASALDLPLVMCITVGTNMGGHVGTLPLPSQLGAYSLVANRIAVIGTGNEADKRHHYYNTIQNLSDTKTVEIRVGENVSGFMLELWVMIPNILSISIISPSGENTSRISFRGGSNVELDFLFEKTKVYVDYRLMVEKTNSELVFFRFNTPAAGIWKIVVEPVRLIDGQFHMWLPVTEFLDGEVYFLESDPYYTLTNPANAPSPIIVSYYDGKNGGLAQASGRGYTRTQFQNPSITAPGINVKGALPGGRFTVRSGSCISTAITAGAVALMLEWELEQKNITGIDVFQIKSLLILGAIRPDFLEYPNREWGYGQLNLYNTFEAMRQL, from the coding sequence ATGCCAGATTTAGAAACCTGCCGCCGGAACATCCTTTCCGAAGATTACCGTGATTTTATCGAGAACCGGACTCGCACACCTCTTTTTAATGAACTTCTCCTTCAAAATCCCTGTGAACAGGATGCCGGTAGTGGATACACCTGCTATTATTTTCCAAAAGAATCCGTAGAACCAATCACGCTTTCCCGTTTTTCCTATAATTCTATCCCCCAGTGCTTTTCGCCCCTGAGTATGGAAACTCTGAACCAGGCAGGAATCCTTCCGGTTCAGAATTATCCTACGCTCCAGCTAAAAGGGCAGGGGGTATTGATCGGATTTTTGGACAGCGGTATTGATTATACAAGCCGCCTTTTCCGCAATCTTGACGGCTCGACAAGAATTGCCGCCATCTGGGATCAGACGATCCAGAGCGGAACGCCCCCGCAGGGATTTGCTTACGGAACGGAATATGCCCGGGAAACTATCAATGCCGCCCTTTCTTCTGAAGATCCTGCATCTCTTGTTCCTTCCGTTGATGACACCGGACACGGGACTTTTGTTGCCAGCCTCGCCGCAGGCGGTGCAGATATCTCCGAACAGTTTCTCGGAGCCGCCCCTGAATGTACCATTGCAATGGTAAAATTAAAAACTGCCAAGCAATATCTGAAGGAATACTATTGTATCGCCTCTGATGCTGTCTGCTATCAGGAAACGGACCTTCTGCTGGGAGTGAAATATCTGAATGACCTTGCATCCGCCCTTGATCTTCCGCTTGTCATGTGCATTACCGTCGGGACAAATATGGGCGGACACGTAGGGACTCTCCCCCTTCCCAGCCAGCTCGGGGCTTACAGTCTTGTAGCCAACCGGATCGCCGTCATCGGAACAGGAAATGAAGCCGACAAACGCCATCATTATTACAATACCATCCAGAATCTCAGCGACACCAAGACCGTTGAGATCCGGGTCGGGGAAAATGTCTCTGGCTTTATGCTGGAACTCTGGGTCATGATTCCCAACATTTTATCCATTTCCATCATTTCTCCCTCCGGTGAAAATACTTCCCGGATTTCCTTCCGCGGTGGCTCAAATGTTGAACTGGATTTTCTTTTTGAAAAAACAAAAGTTTATGTCGATTACCGGCTGATGGTGGAAAAGACCAATTCTGAACTTGTCTTTTTCCGGTTTAACACCCCTGCTGCCGGAATATGGAAGATCGTCGTCGAGCCGGTCCGCCTCATTGACGGACAGTTTCATATGTGGCTCCCCGTCACAGAATTTCTTGATGGAGAAGTCTATTTTCTCGAATCAGATCCCTATTACACCCTGACCAATCCGGCCAACGCACCAAGTCCCATCATCGTTTCCTATTATGACGGGAAAAATGGCGGACTCGCCCAGGCATCCGGCCGTGGATACACCCGCACTCAGTTTCAGAATCCTTCCATCACAGCTCCCGGTATCAATGTAAAAGGGGCATTACCGGGCGGACGCTTTACCGTTCGTTCCGGTTCCTGCATTTCCACAGCCATCACTGCCGGAGCTGTTGCACTTATGCTGGAATGGGAACTGGAACAGAAAAATATTACCGGTATTGATGTCTTTCAGATCAAAAGTCTGCTGATCCTCGGAGCAATCCGCCCGGATTTTCTCGAATACCCAAATCGTGAATGGGGATATGGCCAGTTAAACCTCTATAATACATTTGAAGCCATGAGACAGCTCTGA
- the rluF gene encoding 23S rRNA pseudouridine(2604) synthase RluF, translating into MSNRIREEFIQKKEPVRLNKYLSEAGVCSRREADRLIETGKVSVDGKRAGMGMKIYPGQTVKVGNKTVSRQDEMIVLAVNKPKGIVCTEERRERDSIVRFLNYPVRVTYIGRLDKDSRGLLLMTNNGDIINKIMRAANYHEKEYKVTVDHEITEDFLKKMSRGVAILDTVTRPCKVEKLGKYTFKIILTQGLNRQIRRMCEALGYEVKDLLRVRVMNITLDGLKEGKYRKLTDRELNELDQLLEQSSSLPGGRESRQERKDGAGKK; encoded by the coding sequence GTGAGTAATCGGATCAGAGAAGAATTTATACAGAAAAAAGAACCGGTAAGACTGAATAAGTATTTAAGTGAGGCGGGAGTGTGTTCCAGAAGGGAGGCAGACCGCCTCATTGAGACCGGAAAGGTGAGTGTGGACGGAAAGCGTGCCGGAATGGGAATGAAGATTTATCCGGGACAGACGGTCAAAGTGGGAAATAAGACCGTATCAAGGCAGGATGAGATGATCGTGCTTGCGGTAAATAAGCCAAAAGGCATCGTCTGCACAGAAGAAAGGCGGGAACGCGACAGCATTGTGCGTTTCCTGAATTATCCGGTGAGGGTGACTTATATCGGAAGGCTGGACAAGGATTCCAGAGGTCTGCTGTTGATGACGAATAATGGAGATATCATCAATAAGATCATGAGGGCGGCAAATTATCATGAGAAAGAATACAAAGTAACGGTGGATCATGAGATCACAGAGGATTTCCTTAAGAAAATGTCCCGGGGAGTGGCAATCCTGGATACGGTGACAAGACCGTGTAAAGTAGAGAAATTGGGGAAATATACATTTAAGATCATATTGACGCAGGGATTGAACCGTCAGATCCGCAGAATGTGTGAAGCACTGGGGTATGAGGTAAAAGATCTTTTGAGGGTCCGGGTGATGAATATTACGCTGGACGGACTGAAAGAGGGAAAATACCGCAAGCTGACAGACCGGGAATTAAATGAGCTGGATCAGTTACTGGAGCAGTCTTCCAGTCTTCCGGGCGGACGGGAAAGCAGGCAGGAGAGAAAAGATGGAGCAGGAAAAAAATAA